The proteins below are encoded in one region of Ostrea edulis chromosome 3, xbOstEdul1.1, whole genome shotgun sequence:
- the LOC125676622 gene encoding uncharacterized protein LOC125676622, which yields MANQETLRGVSNTFAVGITIVHEIVITVSNAINENMVNVINWPDPYTRQAISREFQLQSGLRGVIGSLDGRHIRLTTAPGGDRDYFNPKNFPSIQLQVVADCDILIRDAYTDCPGYTHDARVLRNSSLFDNVENGQCVVHGKFIISDSAYP from the exons ATGGCGAACCAGGAAACGTTAAGAGGAGTTAGCAATACATTTGCAGTAGGCATTACAATTGTTCACGAAATCGTAATCACGGTATCAAATGCGATCAACGAAAACATGGTTAAC GTGATTAACTGGCCCGATCCTTATACACGACAAGCTATATCAAGGGAATTTCAACTCCAGTCTGGTTTGCGAGGCGTTATTGGTTCCTTGGATGGAAGGCATATTCGGTTAACAACAGCCCCTGGTGGTGACAGAGATTATTTCAACCCAAAAAACTTCCCTTCCATCCAACTACAG GTTGTGGCAGACTGTGACATTCTTATACGTGATGCGTACACGGACTGCCCTGGGTACACCCATGATGCACGTGTTCTCCGAAATTCTTCTTTGTTCGACAACGTCGAAAATGGACAATGTGTAGTGCATGGGAAATTTATTATCTCGGACAGTGCCTACCCCTGA